Proteins encoded in a region of the Paenibacillus pedocola genome:
- a CDS encoding DUF1934 domain-containing protein — protein sequence MSEIQSDKYGASVTLESLQDGQRNVMKAAGEVIARGAQLYIRYEEAEQGPRGESVSVRTTIKISGSELKLIRHGSIESEQSFVLGRRLPGFYRSPYTQFNLSTDTRKLDITREGRSLKVSWEYDLYVYGELSGQFAISLYIQEEPQS from the coding sequence ATGTCTGAAATACAGTCCGACAAATACGGTGCTTCCGTTACGCTGGAGAGCCTGCAGGACGGACAGAGGAATGTGATGAAAGCAGCCGGAGAAGTTATTGCCAGAGGGGCGCAGCTTTATATCCGCTATGAAGAAGCAGAGCAGGGCCCGCGGGGAGAATCGGTTTCCGTCCGCACGACTATAAAGATTTCAGGCAGTGAGCTGAAGCTGATCCGGCACGGCAGCATTGAGTCCGAGCAGTCTTTTGTCCTTGGGCGCCGCCTGCCGGGATTCTACCGCTCGCCGTACACACAGTTTAATCTCTCCACCGATACGCGGAAGCTGGATATTACGCGCGAGGGACGCTCGCTGAAGGTCTCGTGGGAATACGACTTGTACGTTTACGGGGAGCTATCGGGACAGTTCGCTATCAGTTTGTATATACAGGAGGAACCACAATCATGA
- a CDS encoding GNAT family N-acetyltransferase, with the protein MEYIRITDISDPLFRQVHNLLSEVFPPEEVLEFSLWQEPLEDPGIRVFAAVHQGEVVGTTEYRYYPDWNVAMTDFTIIGREGLGIGRFLAQSRLKDLRSLAADNGGKELFGMFAEIYDPYRVPDFAFGGVKPMDPFVRREVLSHLGYERLNFPYVHPSWKGDGKAVTGLDLCFMPGQEGLEAVEASLVADFLTRYYAVLEDKPEAWHSMVDQLRQRDTLRLLPL; encoded by the coding sequence ATGGAGTATATAAGAATTACTGACATTTCCGATCCTTTGTTCAGACAAGTACATAATCTGCTGAGTGAAGTATTCCCGCCGGAGGAAGTGCTGGAATTCAGCCTGTGGCAGGAGCCGCTGGAAGATCCGGGTATCCGTGTATTTGCAGCTGTTCATCAGGGGGAGGTTGTCGGCACCACGGAATACCGCTATTATCCGGACTGGAATGTGGCGATGACCGACTTCACCATCATTGGCCGCGAAGGCTTGGGAATCGGGCGTTTTTTGGCCCAGAGCCGTCTAAAAGACCTCAGAAGCCTTGCTGCGGATAACGGGGGTAAAGAGCTGTTCGGCATGTTTGCAGAAATATACGACCCTTACCGGGTACCGGATTTCGCTTTCGGCGGAGTCAAGCCGATGGACCCGTTTGTCCGGCGTGAGGTGCTGTCTCATCTCGGTTATGAACGGCTTAATTTTCCTTATGTACACCCTTCCTGGAAAGGCGACGGGAAGGCGGTAACCGGACTGGATCTATGCTTTATGCCGGGGCAGGAGGGGCTGGAGGCGGTAGAGGCCTCTTTGGTTGCTGACTTTCTGACCCGTTATTATGCGGTGCTGGAAGATAAGCCGGAAGCCTGGCACTCCATGGTCGATCAGCTGCGCCAGAGAGATACATTGCGGCTGTTGCCGCTGTAA